The region CCCCACACCACCTCACTGTTCAGACTACATCTCTGATGTCAGATGAGCACTCCCTTCACTTCCTCATTGGCTTCGGCCTCATCACACCAGTCAGACCACGCCAAAGCTCTATGAACATGAAGTCGCGTGTAGGCGTGGTGAAATGTAGAGAAGACGTGTTTTCAGGTCTGTTAAATTCCTCTTTTTGTCAATTTATCATTAGAAACAATGTAACTTAATTCGTTATTATCGTAATTTTTCAGCTACGTTGTTAATGCTTAGGGATACATAAGCCAAGTACTACAGCTAGGTCTGGTTGCTCGCGTTTAAGGCGGTAAAGACTGATCTTAAAACATGTtgctctctgtccatttctgaTCATAGATGTTAAAAACGAAAACGTGACTACATCATGGTAGCGGGCGAGCTGCTCCAGGAACATGTCCTGCACGGTAGTGCACCTGACCCGAGCAGTGCCGCTAGCGAGACACCGGCATCAGACGGAAAGGCAGAACAGTATGGAGACCTCACGGATGGAGCAGTTCATTTGACTGTGCAGGATCCAAACGCGCTGGAACAGCAGCTTTTTCCCAGCGAGGGTGAGGCAATGCTTCCCGGTGAACAGAAACCTCTGGAAACGAAATTATACCGGAGGAGATTTGCTGTATTAACGATTTTCAGCCTCTATTCTCTCGTCAACGCGTTTCAGTGGATTCAGTACAGCATCATAACGAACATCTTCAAAGACTATTACAACGTCTCAAACGTAAAGATCAACTGGCTCTCCGTGGTTTACATGGTAGCATATGTACCTTTGATCTTCCCTGCAACGTGGTTGCTGGACAAAAAAGGACTCCGGCTGACAACATTGCTGGGCGCGGGTTTGAACTGCATCGGCGCCTGGGTGAAATGCGCCAGTATAGGATCAGACCTGTTCTGGGTTACTATGGTGGCGCAGACGATATGCTCCGTAGCCCAGGTGTTCATCCTGGGTCTGCCCTCCAGAATTGCATCAGTTTGGTTTGGGCCCAGAGAAGTTTCAACAGCCTGTGCCACTGCTGTTTTAGGCAATCAGGTGTGTCCAGCTCATTCAACTGATATATGTATAGTCATAAACTGATAATCAGGTGTGTCcagctcatatatatatatatatatatatatagatagagagagagagagagagagagagagatagagagagagagtcaggtgtgtccagctcatatgtCTGATATATGTATAGTCAGGTGTGTCCTGCATATACGCCTGATATATGTATAGTCATAGACTGATAATCATTTGTGTCCAGCTCATACGTCTGATATGTGTATAGTTAGATTTGTCCAGTTCATACGTCTCATATACATATACTCATACACTGATAAAGATTAATAGTTCATGACAGTTCATTCACATTTATACATGAAACATGACCTCTaaacagctgtctgtctctctctctctctctctctctctctctctctctctctctctctctctctcacagctggGTGTTGCTGTGGGTTTTCTTCTCCCACCTGTGCTGGttccaaacacacctgaagATAAAGTACTCATGGGACACAACATAGGCATCATGTTTTATGGAACAGCCGCTGTCTCCACTCTGCTCTTCATTTTAACAGTCATTGGTAGGTGCCTTCTCAGTGTGGTTCACATAGCAGCCCTgatctggtgaggtagtggtgTAAAGACCAGTAAAGAGATTATAAAATGAGAGATTATAAAGTGAGAAGAACATTCAGTGGTATGCGGTTCCTTGTTTGGTAAACTGCATGTGGGCACATACGGTGCAGAGTTGGAATGCCATGACAAAATGTGACTGGTGTTGGTATCCCAGATGCGAGTGACGTATATAGACTGTGTTTGGCCCATAATCGTCTAGCCTGTTGACAGCACTGCCATATCTGTGCCAGAAGTGGACCTGATCTGTTTTGTCTTACATGTAGTGTGCCAGCACAAAGTGTGTTCCAGCAGCACCATATCTTTGCCagaaggttaaggttagggttagggttcacaTCTCCACACTGCAAGGGAttggtagggttagggtccacatctccacactataTGGGATTGGTAGGGTTTTGGGTAGGgtccacatctccacactgcaTGGGATTggtagggtcagggttaggggtcACATCTCCACACTGCATGGGATTagtagggtcagggttagggttcacATCTCCACACTGCATGGGATTGGgagggtcagggttaaggttCACATCTCCACACTGTATGGGATTGGTAGGTGTGTTTAAGCAATGCCTTGTGACAGCCAACATGTCAAACTACTCTCTCAGAGTGGTTAAAATAGCAGCACCCATGATCTGGTACATTACCATGTGAAAATGATATACATACCAGCTTCTactgtgtttatataaagaATTGAACACATTGCATTAGTAGTGTTTGCAGGTCCGCCATGTTTAGTTTGGACATTTTCTTGCTCTGAGAATCCTCATTCAGCTCACTAATGCGGTGATGAGTTTGACCAGGTCTGTTAGGAGACACTACGGGCAGCAGCATGAGCGCACAGAGTGGATCTGACCTGCTCAAAACTAACTAGTTACCTTGAGGgaaaggtctctctctctcatgctcacacactcaatCACTTACTCACCCATTTATTCACTCACTAACTCAtattctctccctttccctcaaattgaaattaaaaatgaattttaattaccaactgttgccaaagcaattacaatatttcttattattaatagtagtaaaACTgttgaaaaaaggaaaataaataaaatacatataatcaacaatttatatatgcatatactgTAGAcgaatataaatataaacatgcttttatATAGATCTATCTGATTATACATgtctgtacatatacacatacatacaaatcaaTATATTTACTggttaatataatatatatttatataataattaataatatattaatatatggGACTGGTTTATGATACTATTTGTTTTCTTGAAGCGTATGGTAGTTATAGACATATGCTCCTACATTAACATATCCAAGTATCTATCCTGTACATATTCAACATATCTACCTTAATTGCTTACCATTTTCTCTTCAAAATATGTATAATGTAAATTAGTGTAATTAGTGTAAATTAGTGTAGTGGGTTGGTGGTGCTTTTGATGGGTCTGAGTGGATGATTGTGGGTGTAGGAGTTGGGGTGTACTTGGGATAAGGTAAGTGGGGGTATCGTTTTAAAGATCTTTGTAGCATGCGTCGAGAGAGGGGAGAGTCACCCAGCTCTGGTCAGGACATTTAAAGGTATCTTTACAAAATGGGTTTACAAATCTTTTGGGATTTGTGTCCCATgaagattttttatttctaaattattgCACCCCATACCTGCCATATAGAAGTGTGGGTTTAATTACATAATTGAATATTTTCATTTGGACTGAATACATTAATTGATTGTTTAACAGTATAATTCTTGCTTTTTATACAAGTGCATTGATAGTCCTGCTGATATGCTGAAGGTAAAGggttcttctctccttctcagtgACTTTAGTGGTATCACTGTAAGTACATTTTGCCACATCATTGGAAGTTCAGTATCAAAAAAtctatatacttatatatatatatatatatatatatatatatatatatatatataaactttaacATTAATAAACTTTAACACATTCAAAAGCTGATTagtaattacaataataaaagtaacatcagcaaaaataataataattatattataatatttagttattattattataataataactaaagCACAACCATCACcgccactactactactactaccactaataataataataataataataataataatgataaacagCAGTATTCATGGCAGCTGACAAGCCATTAAAATGTTACCAATATATTGTAACtatttaatttgtaaacatatttagcaaagacgtgtgtatgtgtgggtgtatgggtgtgtgtgtaggggtggtgaGCTTGTCTAGGAGTTTGAATGCATGTGTATAGgttgttaggtgtgtgtagaggttggttggttggttggttggtgtgtgtgtgtgtgtgtgtgtgtgtgtgtgtgtgtgtgtgtgtgtgtgtgtgtgtgtgtgtgtgtgtgtgtgtgtgtgtgtgtgtgtgtgtgtgtgtgtgtgcgtgtgtaagggGTGTTGTTTATATTCAggggttggtgtgtgcatgtgagtacAGGggtagtgtgcatgtgtgtgggttggtaTATGTGTAGGAGATGGTGTGCATACGAAtagttttgtatgtgtgtgtgtgtatgtttaagggGTGGTTTCGAGAAGCAGGAATGGGGAGTTGTCACTGAGTCTTAGACCATGACATGCTGCTACATGTtgctcgctcgcgctctctctctctctctctctctctctctctctctctctctctctctctctctctctctctctctctctctctctctctctctctcagttatTCAGGACAGACCCCAGCTGCCCCCCAGTCAAGCTCAGGCTGTTCTCCTCACAGGTCCAGCAGAAGACTACTCGTACTCCCAGTCCATCGTCAGATTGTTCAAGAACAAACCTTTTATCCTGCTTCTGCTAAGTTAtggtgagagcatgtgtgtctggCTAATCTTTATTTAGGTTTATACTGCTTGTTGATATGAAACACATACTTTTCAGTCATACTGAACTACAATGTTATGGTGATGGGTCTGGTCTTTTTCAGGTATCATGACAGGATCTTTCTACTCAGTGTCCACACTTCTCAATCAAATGATTATTGCCCATAATGTAAGAAAATGTTTCTTGATCTCACTAACTCATCATATAAACATTCATGATGTGCCATTTTTCTTGCATGCCTGCATGCTATTTTGCCCTAAATCGGGACTAGACATTGGCAACATATTTAACCACAATCAAAGACAAAAAAGTAAGGAACACGTTGACCATGTCCAGACTCATGTTAAGCATAAGAGTTCAAACTGGCCACTGTACCTGCTGCCCAGAGTGAACAGGCTCCCACTGACACTGGGAGTGGTGGAGACAGAGTTGTCTCGCAGTGTCCCAGATATGAACCGATTAGAAACACACTGTATAAGAACATTCCCAGCATCTGCCCTTAGTTCCTAGACTGCAGtaataaagaaaagaatgagCTGATCAGGCAAGCAGTAGAATTCACAGGATCTTTTTACAGCCTAAGAGACAACCAGTAATTCAACCCCCTTCAGTACAGTTAatggagtgtttttgttttgtttaattaattttttctaCCTTTCCCCCCTGTCTCGGTTATAATATTTTGCTTTAGCAATAATGTAACTTAACATTCATACCGATAAAGCATTGTTGAATTGGactgaattgagagagagagagagagagagagagagagagaaagagagaaaagaattaccaaaatgtattaatgataTTCAGTtcacaacaaacaagcaaaatacaATTACTCAAAGAAACAGAGATCTCATAAAT is a window of Electrophorus electricus isolate fEleEle1 chromosome 3, fEleEle1.pri, whole genome shotgun sequence DNA encoding:
- the flvcr1 gene encoding feline leukemia virus subgroup C receptor-related protein 1 codes for the protein MVAGELLQEHVLHGSAPDPSSAASETPASDGKAEQYGDLTDGAVHLTVQDPNALEQQLFPSEGEAMLPGEQKPLETKLYRRRFAVLTIFSLYSLVNAFQWIQYSIITNIFKDYYNVSNVKINWLSVVYMVAYVPLIFPATWLLDKKGLRLTTLLGAGLNCIGAWVKCASIGSDLFWVTMVAQTICSVAQVFILGLPSRIASVWFGPREVSTACATAVLGNQLGVAVGFLLPPVLVPNTPEDKVLMGHNIGIMFYGTAAVSTLLFILTVIVIQDRPQLPPSQAQAVLLTGPAEDYSYSQSIVRLFKNKPFILLLLSYGIMTGSFYSVSTLLNQMIIAHNHSELNAGRIGLTLVVAGMVGSILCGLWLDHTKAYKMTTLVVYIISFIGMLVFTFTLDLGDLLVVFFTAGALGFFMTGYLPIGFEFGVEITYPESEGTSSGLLNAFAQVFGVIFTLIQGKLTSDYNPQAGNLFLCAWIFLGIILTAMIKSELKRHGVNMGNSMGQEVPTVCPVEKVVNGVTLTSSGLSRETSL